GAAATTGTATCTTGCAAAATGGGGGGAAGATCACTTTTATTAAGAGCACTCTTTTTTCTTATCACTGAAAAAAGAGTGCTCTTAATAACAGCACTTTATCCTCTCTTTTACATATTTTATGCTGTTATTTTGGTGTGCTGAAGTTTTTCTTAGGGATTTGTTCCTTGAGTGGCCATAGATGAAGGTGCTTATGTGGCTTCTTAATTGGGTGCTGGACATATCCTGAACCCTCGGTTGGAAGCAGTGGATAATTTCTTTGATGATTAGTATTCCTAAGgccatttttttgttgataagtattattattttttttttaataagtattcTTAAGGCCATCTCGAAGATTAACATCCATGGAGATTAGCTAAAATGGAAAGTTCAAGGTTTGGTCCGTCTACTGGGTCTTAGAGGATTCTATAAGAACTCACTTGACCTGGAGGAGAATATGGAGTGTAAAGGCACCCCATATGGTTGCGTTCATTGCTTGGGTACCAacatttgacaaaattttgacTGTGGATAATCTTTGAAAACTCTACCTAATTAATGACTGTTGACTAGTGTTGCACTTGCAAGAGTGATGGAGAGTTTGTTGCTTGCCATCTTTTGCATTGTTCCTTGGCAATAACATGTAATCTTTTGTGTTTACTCtctttgggatttcttgggtcatGCCTGAGATGGGAACATGTGGTCCTTTGTGTTTACTCTCTTTGGAATTTTATATGGTGTTGAATGGTCTATGCATGTACTTGCTGAGATCCCTGTATGAGTGGTTTACTGTTTTGAGTAGCATCCATGTCAACTTCTTTTCTAGAGTTCATACATTATAGATCTTATGAATTTGAGATTGTAATTATTTAGGAGTAGGCCAATTATTTTCTTGATCTATTTCCTCATTTGTAATAGTAGtttacatataaacaataaaaaaaaattttaaaaaagaagggaaaaaagaaaaaaccttacCCATTAGTAACACACACATCTTGTGGGTCTTGAACTCACAACTtcaccctccaccttgctcttaGAAAGGGGAGGATGTGTCATTTGAGCTAAAGCTCATTTTCAAACCTTTTGCCATCTTTACACATAAGATGATACAAACTGTGAttctctttttccttaaaattgaATGTTTAGAGACTCGTAACATCACTAATGCACAGATTTGAAGCATTATAACACAAAGATAGAAGTGAGGATTTTGTTTAAATTCATACTTTGTATGAAATCCTTCTTTTTAGTGGTCATTTTATAATTCCCTACAAAAGGGAAGGTGGCACTATAAAACACAAAGAAGTAAACGTCCATTTTCCACTTTTGATCATGAGCTATAAGTGTAGGTCTGGTTTGTTGAAGTATTCTTATGATCAAAGCAAATCAGAATTGTAATTACTGGCTCATTCATATTACAAAATTTGGTATTTGTATTCTTGTCAATGGGTTTTGATTGGCCTTTTCAAATGTTCTTCCGGTTGAAAGACATTGTTGCAGTTGGAGCAAACTACCATTCACAACTTCTAGCTAAACAATTTGGTTTGAGAACAGTAAGTTTTGTTGGGtattcttaatatttttggtAACCTTTCTAGATGAGATATTTAATTTACTAAATTTCTGAAATATGTTTTCATCTCCTTGGTGTTTTTGCTGCCAATTCAGGTTGATTTGAATGATGTTGATGACATTGACATTGTGTTTGACGGGGTAGATGAGGTGGACTTCAACAAAAACCTGTTAAAGGTTTAAGATTCCTCATggcattttttttgggtgtgttggttctttttggtttttgtattttaatattCTGATGTCTAATTAGATATACTGCTATTTTTTGTTTGCCAGGGAGGGGAAGCTGCTCGTACTGTTCAGAAGGTGAGTGaaatttaaattcattgttATTTACCCCTGAATTGTCTTAATGATATAATTCATTGGGAAAATGGGTGTTTTGTCTCTGCTAGACAACGGGAATCCTGTTATTAATGGCAAGATTCTAATAATTCAGgaattattaaaagttttttcaTCACTTCCAGTGACACAGCTGGGTctaaatcaagttttagcatttattttgcATGTGCCAGCTGCTGGCAGATCATAGTTTTCTGCTTagttcttttaaattcttggcTTCTTTGGTATTTTATTGGTTTCAATTTGATGTTCGAACCTTGGTTTTGGATGGTGTTTGATACTGACTTACATAAAGGcctaattatatattattacatgaAGTTTATTTTAAGAAGTTATTATCTTCATAATAAGCATATCTCATGTGGGTTATCTTAATTTCTTGACTTTGTGACTGCAGCGGTCCAGTTATTATCTTCATTATATCACCTTTGCACCAATGCATTAATTGTTCTTCATTGCATATCACCACAGCATCTTAAGTGACCCCTCCCTCATCATTTCTTCAAATAGTAGTCATTCCTATGCACACAAAGGAAGCTCTAGAAGTGAAAATAACAGACACATATATTTAAAcctaaaattgaattttttggggggggggggggggggggggtaacaAAAGTTATGGATCTCCACTTGAGTACCTGGCATCCAGATTAAAGTTACAATATTgatcaaacttattttttattctgataatttttcttttcctaaatcAGGTGGTTTGTTCCATGGCAAATGTGTGCATAATATTAGCTGAACACCCAAAGGTTGTTCATCAGCTTCGTAGCAAGTTTCCAGTCACTGTTAGTAACTTCCCTTTGTGCTTAATCAGTTATTTTGTTTCTGTAGTTTGAGTTCTTCATAGTTGATATTGTTAATCATTGACGtgtttagttatatatttttctcatttgcATTGATTAGTAATAGAAAATATTGAGCAGGAGAACTCAGTCCTATAGAagaaccttttatttatttatttatgcctTGATGTTTGGGTAAGGACCCTAATTTAGTTGGTACCATTTGAGAGACTTCGCTGTAGAGAATGATGATGTAATGATTTTCATTCACACTCATCTTACGAAGATTTGGAATAACTCAATAGGATTTCAAATTGATTGTTGATATTGATCTCATGCAACGTGTCCAAAAAGTTGACAAGATGCGTTTTAGGTTGAAGTTCTCCCACTTGCCACATCGCCTGTTTCAAGGCAGCTTATTGCTCTTGGAGGAGGTTAGTTTCACAGTGCCATTCCAAATATGAATTGAATGATGCAGTATTACCTGTTTATAAATCTTACAATtgcatttgaattttctttgagggttttttcccctttagggTTGTTTATTTGTACCCCCTTTAATTACATTGGGAAGTTGTAATGACAGGATTGTCTGTTCTAATTTCCAGTTGTCAGTTCCCGGAGGGCATTTTCATGCCTTTTATTTGAGACTGGATGacactattattatttatttgtagataaatatttttgaatatttttttttggggtggggggaaGAGGGAGTTATATAATTTACTTACTGTATTTCCTGTGAATGTTACAGTTCCTGAAATTCGATCTGCCCTAAGGAAGGATGGTCCAGTTATCGCAGATCTTGGGAATATGATTATAGATGTGAGTTATATTCTTATTACTATTTCCTCACTTTGTTTTCCCCAAATGAAACTTTGGTACAGAACTTTATGAACATGGATCCTCAAAGTCTTAGTCTATTTTTGGACTGGTGTAATAGTTTTGTTCATGTGTTGTGTTTTAGAACTTTACTGGTTAAATTCcccttttgattttgttgtctTGGCCGCAAACTAACCAGCAGTTGTTTATATGCTTTTAGAGTGGACAtctgtatttcttttcttttcttttcttttttaatttttaatttttaagtcacaaattttagaataaaagttcttgttttgaaaattgtaAGCTTGATATTTTCACAGGCTAATACTTTATAAACGTGAATCAGAAGTTTTTCAAATGGAAGAAACTTAAAAAGTAGACTTGCCTGTTCGGCTGTTCCATTTTTTCAGAAAATTTGATAACTGAAAACAATTTATATCAGCTATTAGTTTTGAGGCTAGTAGGCTAAGTCAGGACAGTTTAATGTGGAATTTAGAATAGAACTATAATAGTTCTGGTCTTACATGGTCTAGATGGCTAAAGTCTAAGGAATATTTTTACCGGGAGTTTTTCTACATAGAGCTGGATGGCAAGAAATATTTATAAATCTGACCCCAAGTTGTGTGGGATTAAGCTTTTTTGAGTTATGTTGAGTTTGTTCCCGGGAGGATGGAAGAGAAAGGACGGTTGGATATCTTAAATGTACATTTTAGTTTCATGTGGTACCCTTACCTGGAATCCATCCTTTCGGTTTCTGCCTTTATCAAATGCAGAATTAGTTTTGAGGCCTAGATTTGGAAGGCTGCAACTGCATATTGTCTAAAGCCTGCTTCACCATGCAGCAGTTGGCTGTTTCTTGGACCACCACGCTCCTTTACCACCTGATCCATTGGCCTGAACATGGAATTGAATTGCATTCCTGACTACATGGATACTAATTTGTTGTTGTCTTCTGGAGGTGATATAGCAAAAGAGGCATTTGTTTTCTTATTGAACATTAGATACTGATctaaatcaaatattaattgatGCTCTAGTTGAAAGATCAGCTCATCCTTGGTTTGTTTGTtcgtttctttatttttatcttttatgctTTAGCAAACCCTTGTGTGATTGATTCCTGCTTCCCAGAATTGGCCCAGAAACCAACTTGCTTCAATATGTTTAAGGTTGTTGTGGTTTAAGAATACTGACTAATGTTGTTAACTTGAGTTCTTGCTACCTCATCAGCTTCCCCGAATGGGATACAGAACCCAGCTGAGCTTGAGAAGAACATCAATGTGATACCGGGTGTAGTTGATAATGGTAAGAAACAACTTGCATTCCATTTTTTGCATATTCTTAGATCATGTTCTCTGTATAACATCATATGCATATCCATCCAATTGCTTGATTAATTAATGAACCAAACTTGAACAAAGCAAAGCTTGGCTCAATACTTTCCTAAACACCAAAGATAATACCCTATATATTGAACATCATTATACACAAACTGAAGCTGCCTTAGCAGATTAATCATTTGGCTAGCAGTTTGCTGTGTTGCTAGATCCTTACCAGCACATAGAACCTAAGAAACAATCGCTCATCTTATCCTGTGACAGTTAAATTTTATCCCATACAAAAGAAGTAAGAAAAGACCAAGAAAGAAGCAGGCCTGAAATCAGAAAGAGACTACCAAGCAGAGGATTAGAGTGTCAAAGAACATGACAGTTACATTTCATGCTATAATAGAAATagttaaactttaaaaagaaagGCAATAAGTATTATTGGAATGTTACAAATATACCCTGTGCTCTTACCATTAATGCATTTGAACAATTCATGCATGCCAAGAAGCTAATCAATCGTTATATTCTTTAACTTCACACCATTTTGATTTAATAGTACTTTTGTTATGGagcatgtaaattttttttttttttttttggtaattgcaTTTTTAACTTAATAACTACTTCCCtaaatataatttcaacaaTGCTACGTAGGGGTGTTcgcggtgcggtgcggttttgggtcatttttagcACTGCATTTTGCGGTGCGGTTTAGCTAAAACCATAACTACACCGCACCTTATTTTTGTGGTCACATGTACGGTGCAGtgtggtgcggtgcggtttaaaatttagccaaaatcataaccgtaccgcacctcatttttgcagTCACATATGCGGTGCGGTGTATAAGATGCGGtttgaatgatttgaaattagtatatatttcaaattttgggctttttctaCCCAgctaaaaactaatttttccctttattttggtccaagttttaaactattgagatagtttttctttattttgggctgACTTTCTTAATCAACACTTGTTAGggttatcaaactttttttttttttttgaaaactagggttattaaactattaataatatatttaatattaaaaataattaaatatattaatatatagagaaggtgcggtgcggttttcttattataaaaccgcaaacTGCATTGCACCATGCGATGTGCGGTGCGGTTATGCTATTTTGCGGGCGGTTTTGGTGCCGTTTTTGCGATTTGTGCGGTTTTtgcggtttggtgaacacccctaatgccatgtacaaaattttttacagtTGCCAAAGACCTTGGAGCTGAATTGATACCTCCttatgcacaaagtgcttgggggtctagggtggaaaggatttgagctgcgaggttagcagcatgttgtaattatctctaaaaaaaaaaaaaaaattgtttaaaacttattaagataataaattgtaattagtACAAATAACCTTCATTTGGAAACACCACTAAAATACCCTTTCACAGTATAACAACAGCTATACAGAGAGATATCCATTTTGTTAAAAGAACCTTCAATCCGGTGATGTCATTGACATCCAGAAAAACAAAAGCACTAGGATTTTAAGGAAGGAAACCAGTCATAAATCTCAaggaaaaagctaaaaattgaTTTCCAAAAAGGTGATGGCGGcggcaacaacaaaaaaaaaggaagaaggaaaaccAACTTTTGGCTCTATAAGATTGGACATGACCAAGGCTGGAACTTTCTAAAAGTGGTTCTTATGAGAATGAAGTTCCCAATGCACTGGGTCAGCATGCtcaaaaggagaaaaattatattatgatGTGGAATCAAAATTGCTACAAAATGCCTCGTTCATAGACCTCATCTTCTTTTGGAAGGCCAAACTATTGTTTAAGATGTTCCAACCTTACTCCTCATTTTTAGCTTCTCCTGTTTCAATGTTCCTTAAGAAGTTTGTAAAAGATTAGACAACAGTCAAAAAACTTTATGGAGGGGAACATAAaaacggtaaaaaaaaaaagcaacaccTCCTTAGTTTGGATACCCTGAAGAAGTTTGTAAAAGATTAGACAACAATCAAAAAACTTTATGGAGGGGAACATAAAGACGGTAAAAGAAAGCAACACCCTCCTTAGTTGGGATACCCTGTGTCTCCCAAGATTACAAGAGTAGCAATCCCGATCATACCAGAACACAAATCATGGCACACACCTAAATGCATTAGTAGTACCCCAATTGCCACCACTATAGGGGTAGACAAATTTATCTGGCCCTTATCAAGTTAAGGTGACTATGAGGTAAAAAAGGGTTATCACACTATACTTTATGTGCTGAAACAATGAAGAATCTAGTTAGCACCTCCAACCATAGGGCAGCCAATTGGAAGCACCTTTGTAGATTAAAACTACAGTCTTCCTATGGAAACTGTCATAAAGTACTACCCTTGAAAGTTTTTTCAGAAGCATCTATCTAGAATCTAAATGAATGGGAGGGTTAAGTTTTTTCCACATTGACTTGTTTGAGGTTTTTGTCAAGGGAAGGGTTCAAGACATGGGCTGAGGTTATACAGAAGAGGGAAGAACTTTCTAACATCAGTTTTAATGTAGAATATCTCAAGGGACACTTGGCAAATCAGTTGATTGCCAATTtgagtatataataaaaaaaacatctttCGGGTGCAGTGGTTATGTCTCAAAGGTAATTGATCGAGTTGATTAGTTAGTATGTTACCCCTTATATTTCTCTGGTATACTATTTAAAGGTAACACAATAGATGGACATTTGAAAGACTTTAACACGATTAAAGAACTACATGATTTTATTAATCTTTATCAGATTGAATGGCTGCTTTCTTGGTCATtcaatacttaaaaaaaaatggtcaaagctattcaatactaaaaaaaactacataTCAAAAATTACcatataaaatttcatttctaacaGGAAAAATAGAATCTAAACCATATATCTCAATCAAATAATATAACCAATTAATGAAgcatagaaaaaagaaaaaaacactaaaactcGAATCCTTTATACCTGTATTAGATCAACATCGTCCAGCAAAAGAAGGCTACCAAAGCATATTTCTGTGGCATATAGTTTTCTGAAAAAGTTGTGGTTGTAGTCTTTTCTGTTTCCTTCTCTGTATCACACAAAATTAGCATGCTAGGGGAATTCTGCACCTCTAACAGCATTTCCTTTCCATTACTATACAAATAAACAGGCTTCAAGTATTCAAAAAATGTCGGATTTGATTCTTGCACGATTTTGTAGAATCTTGTCCAAGATCTATCTATCCCATAGTTGTTCAACACCCAAACTTCATTATAagttttgccattattttttaacacaaacaaactttttcttttattacctCTAGACGACACATTCTGTATCTATTGGCATCCAATAGAGACAATGTCTTATAGTACTTAAAACTTTCCGTAGCTAGATTAAAACAAATAACGGAGTATTTGTTTGATTCCAAAAGCAACCAATGTAAGGATTCGTTTACACAAATAGAACGACTTCAATTTACTCCAAGATTTGTAGCCGGCCAAACTTCTTGAATCTGTTTCCAAGAATGCATATTAAGACATTTTTACTTCGGGccttttcttttgaaactcTACCACTGTCAGCACCTTGTAGTCATCACTTACATCGTAACCAAATGTAAATCTAATTTCGAACTCCAACTTAAAAGGGttgtatataaatttttcaggcaaaattttgtatcttcttATAAATGGGTTCCAAATAACGATCTAAGTTCTCTCTTTCCGATTATTGAGAAGACAAACTAATCCATGGCAATAAAGAATGTCTGTTGAGCGTAGCGGCGGGTAGATTTCAACAGCATTTCCAAGAACTTTGTTCTTGAAACTAGCAATGTATATTTGCAAAAACCCATTATAGTCTTTATGATGAATTAGAATCTCGAAGTGTGCTTTGGTTTGGATGGCATGATACACTTGCATCttgataaaatatgaaaatgatatCTAGTTATGCCACTCCAATGAAATATTGCAAAAAGAAATAAGGGTTTTTAAAGGCAattgtaaaagaattttggaGGCAGTGATTATCATTAATAGCAGATCGGAGTCTGAGAGTGAGTGTCATTTTTGGattgagagtagagagagaatgGAGAGAGGGAgtagagagagagtagagagagaatgGGAGAGAGGGAGTAGAAAGAATGGAAAAGCGAATTTCAAATTGTGTTTAAAAGCAATGGAGGCCAATGACAGTTTTGTCCTTGTGAAGACCCGTATAATATCAGGGGAAATACCATGGTCCCATTTGGATTTTTGTTAGAACTCATTTCCTCTCCCTCTAAGTAAATAGTTAGTTTGAGTTGAGATATTATAGGCTATACTCATTTGTATATATCGCAAATAAATATATCCAAACTCCGATTTGCTATTAATGATAATCAAAGTGGCATAACTGGATATCATCTTCATATTTGATCAAGATGTAAGTGTATTATGCCATCCAAACCAAAACACACTCTGAAATTCTAATGCATCACCAATACTATAATGGGTTTTTGCAAATATACACCGCTAGTTTCAAAAACGAAGTTCTTGGAAATGCCGTTGAAATCTACCCGCCACTATGCTCAACATACATTTGTTATTGCCATAGATTAGTCTATCTTTTCAGTGACTGGAACGAGAGAACTTAGTTCGTTATTTGGAACCCATTTATAAGAAGATACAGAATTTTGCCTGAAGAATTTATATCCAACCCTTTTAAGTTGGAGTTCAAAACTAAATTTATGTTTGGTTACGATGTTGTAAATGAGGTGCTGAAAGTGATagagttttaaaagaaaatgcccAAAGTAAAAATGTATAGTCTTAATATGCATTCTTGGAAACAGATTCAAGAAGTTTGGCCGGCTACAAATCTTGGAGTAAATTGGAGTCATTTTGTTTGTGTAAACGGATCCCTGCATTGGTTGCTTTTGGAATCAAACAAATACtctattatttgttttaatctAGCTACAGAAAAGTTTAAGTGCTATAAGACGTCGGCTTAACTGGACGCCAACAGATACAGAATGTACTGTCTAGaggtaataaaagaaaaagtctgCTTTACCATTGTGTTGAAAAATGAGGGCAAAACTTATAATGAAGTTTGGGCGATGAACAACTACAGGATAGATAGTTCTTGGATAAGATTCTACAAAATCGAGCAAGCATCAAAACTAACATTTTTTGAATACCTAAAGCCTGTTTATTTATACAGTAATGGAAAGGAAAGGGTTTGCGCTTCCCACGTCTGcgtttggcttttttttttttttttttttttttttttttgtccagcGCCTCTTGCACaggacatgaacagtgcaagcATATGAACAATAAACAAAGCTCAaacagtaacttttttattatttttttattgttttcagttttttgttttcaacaaaataaacggtatccaaacgcacacGAAATGTTGTTAGAGGTGTAGAATTCCCCTAGCATGCTAATTTTACGTGACATAgggaaggaaacaaaaaatacgGTAACAAACACAACTTTTCCGGAAAAACTATATGCCACAGAAATATGCTTTGATAGCCTTTTTTGACTAGACAATGTTGATCTAATACAGGTATAAAAGATTCgagttttagtgttttttttttttttttcctatgctTCATTAACTGGTTATACGATTTTATTAAGCTATATGGTTTAGATTATATTTTTCCTgttaggaatgaaattttatatgGTAATATTTgatatgtagttttttttttagtattgaaTAGCTCCGACC
The sequence above is drawn from the Quercus robur chromosome 7, dhQueRobu3.1, whole genome shotgun sequence genome and encodes:
- the LOC126693357 gene encoding uncharacterized protein LOC126693357 isoform X2; the protein is MGFDWPFQMFFRLKDIVAVGANYHSQLLAKQFGLRTVDLNDVDDIDIVFDGVDEVDFNKNLLKGGEAARTVQKVVCSMANVCIILAEHPKVVHQLRSKFPVTVEVLPLATSPVSRQLIALGGVPEIRSALRKDGPVIADLGNMIIDLPRMGYRTQLSLRRTSM
- the LOC126693357 gene encoding uncharacterized protein LOC126693357 isoform X1, giving the protein MGFDWPFQMFFRLKDIVAVGANYHSQLLAKQFGLRTVDLNDVDDIDIVFDGVDEVDFNKNLLKGGEAARTVQKVVCSMANVCIILAEHPKVVHQLRSKFPVTVEVLPLATSPVSRQLIALGGVPEIRSALRKDGPVIADLGNMIIDVSYILITISSLCFPQMKLWYRTL